In one window of Agromyces badenianii DNA:
- a CDS encoding aspartate aminotransferase family protein produces the protein MTDTVYDNDALQQKAKDHLWMHFARQSTMATSGVPIITRGQGHHVYDVEGREYFDGLAGLFVVNAGHGRKRLAEVAAKQAEQLAFFPIWSYAHPSAIELADRLAGYAPGDLNRVFFSTGGGEAVETAFKLAKYYWKLQGRPTKHKVISRSVAYHGTPQGALAITGIPAMKEMFEPVTPGGFRVPNTNFYRAAEMGAPADDVEAFGLWAANRIEEMILFEGPETVAAVFLEPVQNSGGCFPPPPGYFKRVREICDQYDVLLVSDEVICAFGRLGHMFACDAYGYVPDMITCAKAMTSGYSPIGATIVSEKLYAPFAEGNTSFYHGYTFGGHPVSAAVALENLDIFEEEGLNERVRENSPLFRAELEKLLDLPIVGDVRGDGYFFGIELVKDKESRQTFDDDESEKLLRGFLSKALFDAGLYCRADDRGDPVIQLAPPLTIGPAEFAEIEQKLRGVLTEASNRL, from the coding sequence ATGACCGACACGGTCTATGACAACGATGCGCTGCAGCAGAAGGCGAAAGACCATCTGTGGATGCACTTCGCCCGGCAGTCGACGATGGCGACGTCGGGGGTGCCGATCATCACCCGGGGCCAGGGGCACCACGTCTACGACGTCGAGGGCCGAGAGTACTTCGACGGGCTCGCCGGGCTCTTCGTCGTGAACGCCGGCCACGGGCGCAAGCGTCTCGCCGAGGTCGCCGCCAAGCAGGCCGAGCAGCTCGCGTTCTTCCCGATCTGGTCGTATGCGCACCCCTCGGCGATCGAGCTCGCCGACCGGCTCGCCGGGTACGCGCCCGGCGATCTCAACCGGGTGTTCTTCTCCACCGGCGGCGGCGAGGCCGTCGAGACCGCGTTCAAGCTCGCGAAGTACTACTGGAAGCTCCAGGGCCGGCCCACGAAGCACAAGGTCATCTCGCGTTCGGTCGCGTATCACGGCACACCCCAGGGCGCGCTGGCGATCACGGGCATCCCGGCCATGAAAGAGATGTTCGAACCGGTGACCCCGGGCGGCTTCCGGGTGCCGAACACGAACTTCTACCGCGCTGCCGAGATGGGCGCTCCCGCAGACGACGTCGAGGCCTTCGGCCTCTGGGCCGCGAACCGCATCGAGGAGATGATCCTCTTCGAGGGCCCCGAGACGGTGGCCGCCGTCTTCCTCGAGCCCGTGCAGAACTCGGGGGGCTGCTTCCCGCCGCCGCCCGGGTACTTCAAGCGGGTCCGCGAGATCTGCGACCAGTACGACGTGCTCCTCGTCTCCGACGAGGTGATCTGCGCCTTCGGCCGCCTCGGCCACATGTTCGCGTGCGACGCGTACGGCTACGTGCCCGACATGATCACGTGCGCGAAGGCGATGACCTCGGGCTACTCCCCCATCGGGGCGACGATCGTCTCCGAGAAGCTCTACGCGCCGTTCGCCGAGGGCAACACGTCGTTCTACCACGGCTACACCTTCGGCGGGCACCCGGTGTCGGCGGCGGTGGCGCTCGAGAACCTCGACATCTTCGAGGAGGAGGGGTTGAACGAGCGGGTCCGCGAGAACTCGCCGCTCTTCCGTGCGGAACTCGAGAAGCTGCTCGATCTGCCGATCGTGGGCGACGTGCGCGGTGACGGCTACTTCTTCGGCATCGAACTCGTCAAAGACAAGGAGTCTCGGCAGACGTTCGACGACGACGAGTCCGAGAAGCTGCTGCGCGGGTTCCTGTCGAAGGCCCTGTTCGACGCCGGGCTCTACTGTCGAGCAGACGATCGCGGCGATCCCGTGATCCAGCTCGCGCCGCCGCTCACGATCGGCCCGGCGGAGTTCGCCGAGATCGAGCAGAAGCTCCGCGGCGTGCTCACGGAAGCCTCGAACCGGCTCTGA
- a CDS encoding Lrp/AsnC family transcriptional regulator, giving the protein MTNGTRSAAHRPVQLDDVSKAIIEQLQADGRRSYADVAKAVGLSEAAVRQRVQRLTEAGVMQIVAVTDPMQLGFTTQAMIGIRTSGDTRVLAERLAEIPEIDYVVLTAGSFDVMAEIVCENDEELLELLNTRIRVIEGVQSTETFVYLKLQKQFYNWGTR; this is encoded by the coding sequence ATGACGAACGGAACCCGGTCCGCGGCGCACCGGCCTGTGCAGCTCGACGACGTCTCGAAGGCGATCATCGAGCAATTGCAGGCCGATGGCCGCCGTTCTTATGCCGACGTCGCCAAGGCGGTCGGCCTCTCGGAGGCTGCGGTGCGCCAGCGCGTGCAACGCCTGACCGAAGCCGGCGTGATGCAGATCGTGGCCGTGACCGACCCGATGCAGCTCGGCTTCACGACGCAGGCGATGATCGGCATCCGCACCTCGGGCGACACGCGGGTGCTGGCCGAGCGACTCGCGGAGATCCCCGAGATCGATTACGTCGTGCTCACGGCGGGCAGTTTCGACGTGATGGCCGAGATCGTCTGCGAGAACGACGAGGAGCTCCTCGAACTCCTGAACACGAGAATCCGCGTGATCGAGGGCGTGCAGTCGACCGAGACGTTCGTCTACCTGAAGCTCCAGAAGCAGTTCTACAACTGGGGCACTCGCTGA
- a CDS encoding gamma-aminobutyraldehyde dehydrogenase: MTIDTLRNFVGGEYVDGRGETTIDLVDPATEEVYAQSPVSTPADVDAAYRAASDAFASWGETTPAVRQLALFRIADAMEARAEEFADAESQDTGKPRASLVDDEILLSVDQIRFFAGAARNLEGRSAGEYLPDHTSFVRREPIGVIGQVTPWNYPLNMAVWKFAPAIAAGNTIVLKPSDTTPLATLLLAEVAAEFLPAGVMNVVTGDRTTGAAMIDHPTPQMVAITGSVRAGMEVARAAASDLKRVHLELGGKAPVIVFDDADIAAAVEGIAAAGYFNAGQDCTAATRVLVHERIAEEFTAALAAHAATLRTGPPREDGVFFGPVNNANQLAQVSGFIDRLPDHAVVETGGRRQGDRGYFWTPTVVSGLAQDDEIIQREVFGPVITVQRFRDEGEALRLANDVQFGLASSVWTTDHARAMRFAKHLDFGCVWINTHIPIVAEMPHGGFKHSGYGKDLSSYGFEDYTRVKHVMSYIGR, encoded by the coding sequence ATGACCATCGACACACTCCGGAACTTCGTCGGCGGCGAGTACGTCGACGGGCGCGGGGAAACGACCATCGACCTCGTCGACCCCGCCACCGAGGAGGTGTACGCGCAGTCGCCCGTCTCGACCCCTGCCGACGTCGACGCGGCGTACCGCGCGGCATCCGATGCCTTCGCGTCGTGGGGCGAGACGACCCCTGCAGTGCGTCAGCTCGCCCTCTTCCGCATCGCCGACGCGATGGAGGCGCGGGCCGAGGAGTTCGCCGACGCGGAATCCCAGGACACCGGCAAGCCGCGGGCGAGCCTCGTCGACGACGAGATCCTCCTCTCGGTCGACCAGATCCGGTTCTTCGCCGGAGCTGCCCGCAATCTCGAGGGCCGGTCGGCGGGGGAGTACCTGCCCGACCACACCTCGTTCGTCCGGCGGGAACCGATCGGGGTCATCGGCCAGGTCACGCCGTGGAACTACCCGCTCAACATGGCGGTGTGGAAGTTCGCACCCGCGATCGCCGCGGGCAACACGATCGTGCTGAAGCCCTCGGACACCACCCCGCTCGCAACACTGCTGCTCGCGGAGGTCGCCGCGGAGTTCCTGCCGGCCGGGGTCATGAACGTCGTGACCGGCGACCGCACCACCGGGGCGGCGATGATCGACCACCCGACGCCGCAGATGGTCGCGATCACGGGCTCGGTGCGGGCCGGCATGGAGGTCGCGAGAGCGGCGGCATCCGACCTCAAGCGAGTGCACCTCGAACTCGGCGGCAAGGCGCCCGTCATCGTCTTCGACGATGCCGACATCGCAGCCGCCGTCGAGGGCATCGCCGCGGCAGGCTATTTCAACGCCGGTCAGGACTGCACCGCGGCGACTCGCGTGCTCGTGCACGAACGCATCGCCGAGGAGTTCACTGCCGCGCTCGCAGCACACGCGGCAACGCTGCGCACCGGCCCGCCTCGCGAAGACGGCGTCTTCTTCGGCCCGGTGAACAACGCGAACCAGCTCGCGCAGGTCTCGGGCTTCATCGATCGGCTGCCCGATCATGCCGTCGTCGAGACCGGCGGTCGGCGCCAGGGCGATCGCGGGTACTTCTGGACGCCGACCGTGGTCTCCGGTCTGGCGCAAGACGACGAGATCATCCAGCGCGAGGTGTTCGGTCCGGTGATCACGGTGCAGCGCTTCCGCGACGAAGGCGAGGCCCTGCGCCTGGCCAACGACGTGCAGTTCGGGCTCGCCTCGTCGGTCTGGACGACCGACCACGCCCGCGCCATGCGCTTCGCGAAGCACCTCGATTTCGGCTGCGTGTGGATCAACACGCACATCCCGATCGTCGCGGAGATGCCGCACGGCGGATTCAAGCACTCGGGCTACGGCAAGGACCTGTCGAGCTATGGATTCGAGGACTACACGCGCGTCAAGCACGTGATGAGCTACATCGGTCGCTGA
- a CDS encoding FHA domain-containing protein, which translates to MAGAPAWDVIVGDRFLAALAAPAPERVLTALAEAASDGGLSLEALVGLIPSGRVDPIESFGIVWWAAGATTSVTAVVRGDAVVDLASPGGSRRFDARGIRPWHLADFRDVVALRITDAASALDHVGLAGEPVVPVRASLRASAVEWAASRSADAEPDPPFDLDADTVLAPRLHESGLHGAVADTIITPRRARVSRTAVPPSAQRTDPPPSAVPRSAPQPSDAPPSGTQGEGAPPAGAAEATEVPAASTATSIPRFRVGDGAPVPVTAPVLIGRRPLPPRIAETGPRPELLTVGSPRGVVSGTHLELRLVGTRLVATDLRSTNGTVVRTPSGTRRLRAGESIVVLPGTILDLGDDTIIEILSAQSSPGA; encoded by the coding sequence GTGGCCGGTGCACCCGCCTGGGACGTGATCGTGGGCGACCGGTTCCTCGCCGCCCTCGCCGCGCCGGCTCCCGAGCGGGTGCTGACCGCGCTCGCCGAAGCCGCGAGCGACGGCGGGCTCTCCCTCGAAGCGCTCGTCGGGCTGATCCCCTCGGGTCGCGTCGACCCGATCGAATCGTTCGGCATCGTCTGGTGGGCCGCAGGTGCGACCACGAGCGTCACGGCGGTCGTGCGCGGCGACGCCGTCGTCGACCTCGCCTCGCCCGGCGGCAGCCGGCGCTTCGATGCGCGAGGCATCCGGCCCTGGCACCTCGCCGACTTCCGCGACGTCGTCGCGCTGCGCATCACGGACGCCGCATCCGCGCTCGATCACGTCGGGCTCGCCGGCGAGCCGGTCGTGCCGGTGCGGGCGAGTCTCCGGGCCTCGGCCGTCGAATGGGCGGCGTCGCGGTCGGCGGACGCCGAGCCCGACCCGCCGTTCGATCTCGACGCCGACACGGTGCTCGCACCGCGCCTCCACGAGTCGGGCCTGCACGGAGCCGTCGCCGACACCATCATCACCCCGCGCCGGGCTCGGGTCTCGCGCACGGCAGTTCCGCCGTCGGCGCAACGGACGGATCCGCCGCCTTCGGCCGTGCCGCGGTCGGCCCCGCAGCCGTCGGACGCGCCGCCCTCGGGCACGCAGGGTGAGGGTGCCCCGCCGGCCGGTGCGGCGGAAGCCACCGAGGTGCCTGCCGCGTCCACGGCGACGAGTATCCCGCGATTCCGGGTCGGCGACGGCGCACCCGTACCGGTCACCGCGCCGGTGCTCATCGGCCGGCGCCCGCTGCCGCCGCGCATCGCCGAAACGGGTCCGCGGCCGGAACTGCTGACGGTCGGCTCCCCGCGCGGGGTCGTCTCGGGCACGCACCTCGAGCTGCGCCTCGTGGGCACCCGGCTCGTCGCCACCGACCTGCGATCGACGAACGGAACCGTGGTGCGCACCCCATCAGGGACGCGTCGGCTGCGCGCCGGCGAGTCGATCGTCGTGCTGCCGGGCACCATTCTCGATCTCGGAGACGATACGATCATCGAGATCCTCTCCGCCCAGAGCTCCCCGGGCGCTTGA
- a CDS encoding PP2C family protein-serine/threonine phosphatase: MTQIGNGNARHRVTLPDGSEITLAWAAVTDTGLRREVNEDSFIAQAPVFAVADGMGGHAAGDFASAAVVTRLAEHGGKTLVGTPEIDQALRLAVQDMERGTGVTDEGSGTTVTGAALGAISDEPAWIVFNIGDSRVYRLVGGVLEQLTVDHSIVQELVDAGQITREEADTHPHSNVITRAVGFHEAPIPDYRAIAVEPGMRLLICSDGLTKELTSYGIRHFLVANPKAEKAAKQLLDAALGNGGRDNVTVIVIDVLKVVRPAGARRSDDGELEYA, translated from the coding sequence GTGACGCAGATCGGCAACGGCAACGCCCGCCATCGGGTCACACTGCCCGACGGCTCCGAGATCACCCTCGCATGGGCCGCCGTCACCGATACCGGCCTTCGCCGCGAGGTCAATGAAGACAGCTTCATCGCGCAAGCTCCCGTCTTCGCCGTGGCCGACGGCATGGGCGGCCACGCTGCCGGCGATTTCGCGAGCGCCGCGGTCGTCACCCGCCTCGCCGAGCACGGGGGCAAGACCCTCGTCGGCACTCCCGAGATCGACCAGGCGCTCCGGCTCGCCGTGCAAGACATGGAGCGCGGCACCGGGGTCACCGATGAAGGCAGCGGAACCACGGTCACGGGCGCCGCCCTCGGAGCGATCTCCGACGAGCCCGCCTGGATCGTGTTCAACATCGGCGATTCACGCGTCTACCGGCTCGTCGGCGGCGTGCTCGAGCAGCTCACCGTCGACCACTCGATCGTGCAGGAACTCGTCGATGCCGGCCAGATCACCCGCGAAGAGGCCGACACCCACCCCCACTCGAACGTGATCACGCGTGCCGTCGGATTCCACGAGGCGCCCATCCCCGACTATCGCGCGATCGCCGTGGAACCGGGCATGCGCCTGCTGATCTGCTCCGACGGATTGACGAAAGAACTGACCTCCTACGGAATCCGGCACTTCCTCGTGGCCAATCCGAAGGCCGAGAAGGCAGCGAAACAGCTGCTCGACGCGGCTCTCGGCAACGGCGGGCGCGACAACGTCACCGTGATCGTGATCGACGTGCTCAAGGTGGTGCGACCGGCGGGTGCGCGGCGCTCCGACGACGGCGAACTCGAGTACGCCTGA